The Chloroflexota bacterium sequence GGACTAAGACGACTGATCGGGACATGCTGAGGACAATCTATTTCCAATTCGGATAAAATAGCCCGGGCTTGGCACTGTAGAGCCCGATTGTCGATTAGGAAGGGCAATCTTTTGAAGGTAGGTTCTTTGCCAAGCAAGAGGTTGTGCGCTACGTTCATCTGAGGCACGAGCACTGGCTCCTGGGGAATGTAACTGATACCCATTACTCGGGCTTGTCGAGGGTTATAATGGTCCACCTCTTGCCCATCCAAGTAAATCCGGCCAGAGTCCTTGGGATAGACTCCGGCCAGGATCTTGATGAGTGTAGATTTTCCAGCACCATTCGCTCCAACGAGAGCGTGAACTTCCCCCTCTTCCAGATCAAAACTTACTTGATCAAGAGCCTGTACACCAGGAAAGGCCTTCGAGATCTTCTCCGCTTTCAGCAGGGGTTGGGCAGCCATGTTGGCTCACATCTCCCAGTTCCAGGCTCCCGCACGGCCCCGTGTTCGGATTAGGTCTAAAGTCTCGGAGCAACTTCGAACTCCGGTCGTAGCACCCAACGCTGTGACGCATAGTGCGCCAACAGCATTAGCGAAAGTAGTCGCCTGCTCCACGCCCCAGCCTCGGGCGAGTCCGTATATGAAGGCACCTGCAAATGCATCACCTGCTCCTGTCGTATCCACTACTTCCACCTTGAAAGCAGGTACTTGTCCCTGCCAGTCCTCGCTATGGACATAGCATCCACTGGCCCCCTGTTTAACAATGACAATGCGTGCTCCCTCCCTAGCAAAACATTC is a genomic window containing:
- a CDS encoding sugar ABC transporter ATP-binding protein, yielding MAAQPLLKAEKISKAFPGVQALDQVSFDLEEGEVHALVGANGAGKSTLIKILAGVYPKDSGRIYLDGQEVDHYNPRQARVMGISYIPQEPVLVPQMNVAHNLLLGKEPTFKRLPFLIDNRALQCQARAILSELEIDCPQHVPISRLSP